The following proteins come from a genomic window of Salvia hispanica cultivar TCC Black 2014 chromosome 4, UniMelb_Shisp_WGS_1.0, whole genome shotgun sequence:
- the LOC125223371 gene encoding NADH dehydrogenase [ubiquinone] 1 beta subcomplex subunit 7-like produces the protein MEAPGSSKKMIATQEEMVEAKVPLAYRDQCAHLLIPLNKCRQAELYLPWKCGSERHIYEKCEYELVMERMLQMQKIREREAQSKSQPIPLIPKTANA, from the coding sequence ATGGAGGCTCCGGGCTCATCGAAGAAGATGATAGCGACGCAGGAGGAGATGGTTGAGGCCAAAGTGCCGCTGGCGTACAGAGACCAATGCGCCCATCTGCTCATCCCCCTCAACAAATGCCGTCAGGCGGAGCTCTACCTTCCCTGGAAGTGCGGCTCCGAGCGCCACATCTACGAGAAGTGCGAGTACGAGCTCGTCATGGAACGGATGCTCCAGATGCAGAAGATCCGCGAGCGCGAAGCCCAGTCGAAGTCGCAGCCCATTCCCCTAATCCCCAAAACCGCCAATGCTTGA
- the LOC125220236 gene encoding uncharacterized protein LOC125220236 — protein sequence MMEELESIAFSGNVQRSSIAHNLGVFNADMSQYMERSSLQSSFIDDEFSTGYLQDVLFQFTSKRRRTIDTSIKNCWTSNLMTEFDTISELKSPEDGAVSETYDSSSQKESPEKGKPYCIDPNFFCFW from the exons ATGATGGAGGAACTTGAGTCCATAGCTTTCAGTGGTAATGTGCAGAGGTCATCCATAGCTCACAATCTTGGAGTTTTCAACGCAGACATGTCTCAAT ACATGGAGAGATCAAGCCTACAATCCTCATTTATCGACGATGAATTCTCCACCGGATATCTCCAAGATGTCCTCTTTCAATTCACCTCCAAACGAAGAAGGACCATCGACACCTCCATCAAG AACTGCTGGACGTCAAATTTGATGACCGAATTCGACACCATTTCCG AATTGAAAAGCCCTGAAGATGGTGCTGTTTCGGAAACCTACGATTCTTCTTCTCAGAAAGAATCACCTGAGAAAGGGAAACCATATTGCATAGAccccaattttttttgcttctggtaa